TGGTTTAGGCTATTTTACTGTATAGTTTCGGATTGCGTTATTATGTAAATAACAAAGAAACTTGTTTGCATTGTTTTGAATGTTAAATACTTGGTCTTTTGCcataatatatatacaataCGTATTAATACTTCGGTACATTCTACCAAAACCAAAGCGCTTATCgcaaatattattttttttcacttgTAGAAGGAAACTCATATCGGAAGGTTGTGAATTGAATTGATAGTTTATTATAAAGGCCTGCTGACTTGAACAAAGGTCTACGCCCATTTCAGTTTGATACAGATATGCCCCGTGTCGTATGACTACCATATGTAATAGCTTGGGATCTTGAAAACTTTAGGAATGAACCAGGACGACAATGGCAAAAATGTGGTTAGCAAGGTGTCAGATTTGACATCTTGCAGTGATTTCAGTACCTCAAGTCCGGTTCCTTGCCTAAATCCGCTGTCTcatgaaaataatagaattggtatgttttttttgaagctcACGGctttacttcttttttaatttgtactcttttcattttactAATATAAAGAAGACTTAATTCGTGATCTGTTGGCTTCCTTATCCAAAGAAGGGGTAGTTGCTGTTTACAATCACGTTCGTTCTCTGTTATTTACAGATTTCACAGAAGTATGAAGTTTTCAATTCCCTGTATAATATAACTAATATCCGTTAATGTAGGTATTTCCTGAAGAGGTTAGTTTGAGGGTGTTTAGTTACTTAGATCAGCTTGATCTATGTAAGTGCAAGCTTATGTCAAAGCGCTGGAAGCGTCTATTGGAAGATCCTGGAATTTGGAAGGCTTTATATATGCAAAAGGGTTGGtttgtaaatgaaaatgtgctaaatgaatttgaagCTTGGAGAAGGACACACAAGTTTCCTCAACCAAGATTcgaaaattttctaaagcaGCAAAATATCATAGGACCCTATGGTACAATGTTTCTACCGCAACAGTTTATCTTCGACTCCAACGGCCGGCCCTTGTTAAACTGGTCCTATCTATACAAAGAACACGCCCATTTGGATAGTAATTGGAGACATGGTAGATTTCTAGTATCTACATTCAATAACCCCTCTATACGCTTCCCTGCAGACCAGGATTTTCGTGCTACATTGGATAGTGTTTATTGTGTTCAATATGATGACGAAATCATGGTCAGCGGGTCTAAAGATCGAACAGTAAGTGTGTGGGATGTAAATTCTCgatttattctttataaattataCGGCCATTCTGGAAGCGTCCTGTGTTTGGACTTTTGTAGACGAAGAAATCTTCTTGTTTCTGGTTCTTCTGATTCAACAATTATTATATGGGATTGGCAAAACCGACGCCcattaaaagtttatttCGGACATACAGATAATGTGCTAGGTGTCGTTGTATCCGAAAATTACATTATATCTTCTTCAAGGGACCACACAGCTCGAGTATGGAGGTTAGATGCCACCTCCCCTGCTGAAGCTTGTATGCATGTTTTGCGTGGTCATCTTGCTTCTGTAAATTCTGTACAATATTCTTCGAAAACTGGATTAATTGTCACAGCAAGCAGCGATCGCACTCTACGCACTTGGGACATAACTACTGGCCATTGCATTCGCATTATTCATGCTCATCAACGTGGAATAGCATGTGCTCAATATAATGgtaaatttattgtttcAGGCTCTTCGGACCTTACAATTAGGATATTTGAAGCAAGTTCCGGTAAACTGCTTCGTATGCTTCAAGGTCACGAAGATTTGATCCGCACTGTGCGatttaatgatgaaaaaattgtttcagGCGGTTACGATGGCACTGTTCGAATTTGGAATTTCAACACTGGCGAGCAACACTGTGTATTGCATAATAGTAGAAATTCTCGTGTGTTCGGTCTGCAGTTTGACCACAGACGTATTATTGCATGTACTCATAGTAGCGAGATATTGGTTTGGAATTTTGACGATGGATTGGAttgtacatttttttagctACTCTCTTACTTATTATTCAATGGCGAAAAGAATACCAATTTGCTAGTTTTAACCTTCCCATCCTTTGCTCAGACCTGGGCAGTTCCTCTCAATATCGTagtatattaattttttttaatgaaatagaCTCCATTGTTAACATGTCTGCttagtttttgaatacaAGTATCGCAACAAACTATACTTAGGCGGTATGTGCCACCACACTCCTTGAATGGACCAACTAGGTTAAAGATTGAAGGACACAAAAAACTGTCaagtttttttactatatgcatttttttgaatttaagCGTTAATGTAAAGTTCACAGTTTATATTTAGACCACGAATCTGagtttttcaaagtttaCACGCACAGTCGTTGTACAAATTCGTATTCCCAGCTTTGCAAATTAAACTACTGCTTTCAATTAACTGATGGATCGTAACAAGAGGCGTTTAGAATCGTCTCAATTGAGGGAAAGTTCTTCGCCGAATTCTCAAAATAAGCCTAACGCTGtatgtttcaaaaatataaaactaATGGACGAATATCTAATTCAATATAGAtggaagaaattaaaagaagacgTTTACAATTAGAGCAGCGTCTTGCACAACAAGCTCAAGTGCCTTGGGAAAAACGCTCTGAAAATGGGAATAATGCTGGAATGGAAACGATACAAAATCGTATATCAGAGCTTAAGGAAAAGACAGCCAAGAGAtttgtaagtttttttatttttgttatttgcAGTTGCTAATCGTTTGTAGAATGCCAATATACCCAAATCTGAAGGCTTGTTCAGAGATGATAGTAATGGTGCCAAAGGGGGATTAAAAGTTGGAATCCATCCAGTGCTTTTAGATGGTAACATTCAAAACACAATTTTAACACCTGAAAATCGTAAACGAACTGCTTCTTTTTCGACAAAGGGTGTTTCTTTATCGCAGCACCAACTATTGAAACCACCTGCTATTACAGAACAAAATCCTTTTCTTGATACAGCCCCTACTCCTAGATTAGAGGATTCACCATTTTATGATCCTCGAACGAAGGAATCACGGAAAACTAGGGGTTCAAGGAATTTGCATTTAAACGAATCTGGCAAGTTTATAGAAGAAGCTAATCAAGCTCGTCGACAGGCCAGATTGGAGGatctcaaaaaaagaatagcTTTACACTCGCATAAGGCAGGGATTGAAGATGAACTTGACATTACGAGCAAGTCTATTGGAAGAGATACAATTCCCAACATTGAATGGTGGGACTTACCCTTTATAAAGGATTATAATGACTATGGTGATGAAAATAACTGGCTAATTGATGGTCCACAATCAATTATCAACTCAGCTATTCAACATCCTATACCTGTTCTCCCTCCTTATGCAAAAAACCAACCGTCATCTCATTCCGTCTTCTTAACTAAAAAggtaaattatttgaaagTTGATTAATTGctgattattttttaggagcaaaagaaaataagaaGACAGACTCGGGCTGAAGCTCGAAAGGAAAAACAAGACCGTCAGTTACTTGGAATTGAACCTCCAGAGCCACCGAAAGTCAAGCTTTCTAATTTAATGCACGTTTTAGGAGATGATGCTATAAAAGACCCTACTAAAATAGAAGCAGAAGTTCGAAAGCAGGTTGAAGAAAGACGTCTTCGACATGAGCGAGAGAATGAGGAACGGAAATTAACTCCGGAGGAGCGAAAAGAGAAGGCATTCCGTAAGAAAGATGAGGATTCAGCTGCCGGTCTACGTTGTTTGGTATTTCGGTATGTATCTACAACTATTGCATCTCTGTTTATGTTTTGTGTAAATATGTATTTTGGCTAATTTACTGTACTAACTTATTTAGTATTAAATACCTTGCTCATAGGCCTCATCGTTTGAAAATTGACCTTAATGCGAAACAATGGGGAGCTACCGGTGTGTGTATCTTGAATGcgaattttaatttagtaatttttgaagctgGACAAAAAgctatcaaaaaattaaaaagactAATGCTTGAAAGAATCGACTGGACTGATACTTCAAGAAATTCCATTATAGCAcaaggaaataaattagTGGATACTGAAGGACGGGAATTAAATTATACAGAAAACACATGCAATTTAGTATGGGAAGGAGAAATTGGTAGGCGAGCTTTTCGTTACTGGTCGTTTAGAAGTTGTCCATCTGAAAACGACGCAAAGAGTTACTTAGAAGAACAAGGAGGAGCTGAGCATTTTTGGATGTTAGCAAAATCCTGGTCtgaaaatgtttaaaaatctgataaaaaatttttattatatatatttttgaatgatattttaattaattactCCTCTTCGCTTTGTTCATCCTCGGAAACAGCTTGACCGCATTGTCTAAGCAATTCCTTGTCTTTAGTTCTCTTCGACTCTAATTCTTCAACTATCAGCAACCAATATTCATCAGCTTCCTTGAGTTTTTTCTCTaactctttatttttactctCTAAATCTGAAATTGTTCGGTTGTCACTGTCCTTCAATGATTGCATGTTTAACGACGCGTTTTGCAAGCCAATAATGTCAACCTTTAACCTCTCAATCTCTTCGTCACGCGCATTTAACTTCTCATTGGCTTCGGCTAATGCTTGAGAAACTTCTTTAAACTTCTCGTTATTAacgcttttttctttattctgGTCATCATTTGATACGCTCTTAAGAGAATCGTTTTCACTTTTAACCGTTTTTAGTTCTTTGCTTAAAGTTGAAGCTGTTTTCGTCGCTGCCTCCAAATCTTTTTCCAgtgaagaaattttttcagtATGTTCTTTGGCAAGTTTGTTaccaaaattaattttctcCTGTAAATTGCTGCACTTCTGCTTTGCTAATTTTAACTCATTAGcttgatttttattgataGATTCCATTGAACTCAATTCATCAGCAGCAGCAGATATTCTCTCGTTCAAGGTTTCAATTTGGTTTTTGTCTTGATTCAACTGCGATTGCAGCTCTTGCAAACGTGTAGATTCCTCGCTAAGTTTATTCTTCAAATCCGAAATtatgttttctttgttaCCAAGATTATCATTCAGTGCTTTCTTGGACAATTCAGCTTCACGaattgtatttttgaagGACTCTGTATCGGCATTCTTCTTATTGAGCTTTTCAGTAAGCAAATTAAGGTCATTTTCtagctttttgtttttggatTCTAATGCAGCCAGAGAATTATTCAGTGACTTCGACTTTTCTAACTCAGATAACAAATCCCTATTTTTGGAGCTGATTATTCCAAACTGGTTTTTTATATCATCCAACTGTTTGGTAAGTTTTGAATGTTCCTCGATGAAATCTTTGATTTCGGATTCGTGACCTTCTCTCAAAACTTGCATTTCCTCCtccatttgtttacaattcGACTTCGTATAATCTAGTTCAATTCTCAAATCATATAATTTTTGCTGATTATCTAATAACTCTTCATGGTATTTTTCTGCCAGTTGTGTTTGTTCTTCTAGATTTGTTTTGCTAGTCTTGAGACTTTCATTCAACTTCTCTTCTTGAATAGATCTTTCTTTGACAGAAAGGTCTAATGCTTCTTTAGTGTTATCAATCTCTTCCctcaaacttttcaattgCTTTTGTGCTTCGTCAAACGCATCCAATGTATTGATTTCACCAATTTTAGTATTGAATGCGTCAGCGGCGTCGTCTATAGCGTGCTTAAGGCGGTAAAAATTATCCTTAAAGAAATTCACAAATGTAGTGTCAAAGAGGATGTCATTGCAATTACCATCTTCTGCTTCATTGACAGGAACGTGATCTCGTATAAGTTCATCCTGCGAAGCCGTTGTAGCCTATTAATGAACACGTCGCGCTTGACAGCAGAAGTGATTGCATTGTAGACATCAGATTTAGATACCGGAGACTCTATTGGACAATAATAGTAAACCAATGATAAGAATACAGCTATCATGCCTTGAATAACGGAATTTGCTGAAGACGATTCATCCATTAGCGCCGTCAAAAATGTTTGCAAAATGCTACTTTCCGACAAAAAGTCTTTGACACTATCAGGATTACCATAAACCAGAGCGATTAATAGTGTTAGATAACCAACACAATTTTGAAGCGCGTTCTCATGTCTTAAAGTAGCTATTAACTTGGTAGATACGCATTGAATAAAGGTGACTTTGTCTTCACTTTCGGAATCCTCGTCATTGTCCATATCTTGGAACAAAGGAATCGAGCACAAAAGATATTTTCTCTGGTCATTATCAATAACAAGGTAGGTAAGGATTGTGCTAGTGAACCAATTATCATACTGATCTTGATCGGACAAATGTACTAAATCCAAATATCCTTGAATTATATTGAGCCGATTATCTTGTTTATGGGTGTATGCATGAataatttgctttaaaaacttcGATGAAAGCTCATCATTTTCGGAGGTTAATGACCTTAGGAAAAAAGCCACGGAATAGCGATGTGAAGGTGaaatagaagaaagaaagagatAATCAAACAAACACGTCAAAACATcggtattttttatatcaaaaaaagtagaGTCGACAAAACTATTTTGAGCTCGAGCATTAGAATATACGACGTGCGCTAAAGTTATCCagctaattttttgaacgTCAAAGAATAATAAATCAGGGTGAGTAGCAAGTGTGAGTAAAACATCAATGCCGTGATTGGAGACAACAGCATTTTGATTAGCAATACTAGAAGATAAGCCAATTGGTACTAATGATTGAAGAGCATATAAGGCTTCTATAACACACTGTACACGAGAAGTGTCCCAAGTTCCATCAACAAAAGTGTCAACGGACAAAAGCTTAAGTAAAGAAGGAATGTGGTTGGACTCACGGAAATAATTTTGGTTAGAAATGTTATCTTTAAGTAGAACGTTCAGAAATTTCAAGGCTTCTAGTGCTATTATACCACCATCGACACCACCTTCATTTTCTagcaatgaaaataatgtcTCAAAAGCGTTTTCAAATACCACCAACTTCTGGATGCTTGTGCAGTCCTTCACCAATTCtgacaaaaaataaagatcTGCATTTCGAACTGGCTCAATGGAGTCTCGAAGTGGAACCATTATACTGGAGATAGCAGAAGGAAATGTTTGAAGACAATCTTTCAATTCAGTGGGCCGGCATGATAAAATAGCAGAGAACAATTCAACAGAATATAGACGAACATAGAAATCTTTGTGGGATATGCTTTGCA
This portion of the Schizosaccharomyces pombe strain 972h- genome assembly, chromosome: I genome encodes:
- the prp3 gene encoding U4/U5/U6 small nuclear ribonucleoprotein complex subunit Prp3 produces the protein MDRNKRRLESSQLRESSSPNSQNKPNAMEEIKRRRLQLEQRLAQQAQVPWEKRSENGNNAGMETIQNRISELKEKTAKRFNANIPKSEGLFRDDSNGAKGGLKVGIHPVLLDGNIQNTILTPENRKRTASFSTKGVSLSQHQLLKPPAITEQNPFLDTAPTPRLEDSPFYDPRTKESRKTRGSRNLHLNESGKFIEEANQARRQARLEDLKKRIALHSHKAGIEDELDITSKSIGRDTIPNIEWWDLPFIKDYNDYGDENNWLIDGPQSIINSAIQHPIPVLPPYAKNQPSSHSVFLTKKEQKKIRRQTRAEARKEKQDRQLLGIEPPEPPKVKLSNLMHVLGDDAIKDPTKIEAEVRKQVEERRLRHERENEERKLTPEERKEKAFRKKDEDSAAGLRCLVFRIKYLAHRPHRLKIDLNAKQWGATGVCILNANFNLVIFEAGQKAIKKLKRLMLERIDWTDTSRNSIIAQGNKLVDTEGRELNYTENTCNLVWEGEIGRRAFRYWSFRSCPSENDAKSYLEEQGGAEHFWMLAKSWSENV
- the pof11 gene encoding F-box/WD repeat protein Pof11; its protein translation is MNQDDNGKNVVSKVSDLTSCSDFSTSSPVPCLNPLSHENNRIDLIRDLLASLSKEGVVAVYNHVRSLLFTDFTEVFPEEVSLRVFSYLDQLDLCKCKLMSKRWKRLLEDPGIWKALYMQKGWFVNENVLNEFEAWRRTHKFPQPRFENFLKQQNIIGPYGTMFLPQQFIFDSNGRPLLNWSYLYKEHAHLDSNWRHGRFLVSTFNNPSIRFPADQDFRATLDSVYCVQYDDEIMVSGSKDRTVSVWDVNSRFILYKLYGHSGSVLCLDFCRRRNLLVSGSSDSTIIIWDWQNRRPLKVYFGHTDNVLGVVVSENYIISSSRDHTARVWRLDATSPAEACMHVLRGHLASVNSVQYSSKTGLIVTASSDRTLRTWDITTGHCIRIIHAHQRGIACAQYNGKFIVSGSSDLTIRIFEASSGKLLRMLQGHEDLIRTVRFNDEKIVSGGYDGTVRIWNFNTGEQHCVLHNSRNSRVFGLQFDHRRIIACTHSSEILVWNFDDGLDCTFF
- the uso1 gene encoding ER to Golgi tether Uso1, encoding MDIFHKSYNVILSPPKVQQADETISKLCDRLEHATLFEDRKAAALGIKSFAREFKELVAAHGLKGIIQSLHRDYDDPELLKVTLETCLILTRHDDDSRASDTGLWIADQFILNQDNIQCLLQSISHKDFYVRLYSVELFSAILSCRPTELKDCLQTFPSAISSIMVPLRDSIEPVRNADLYFLSELVKDCTSIQKLVVFENAFETLFSLLENEGGVDGGIIALEALKFLNVLLKDNISNQNYFRESNHIPSLLKLLSVDTFVDGTWDTSRVQCVIEALYALQSLVPIGLSSSIANQNAVVSNHGIDVLLTLATHPDLLFFDVQKISWITLAHVVYSNARAQNSFVDSTFFDIKNTDVLTCLFDYLFLSSISPSHRYSVAFFLRSLTSENDELSSKFLKQIIHAYTHKQDNRLNIIQGYLDLVHLSDQDQYDNWFTSTILTYLVIDNDQRKYLLCSIPLFQDMDNDEDSESEDKVTFIQCVSTKLIATLRHENALQNCVGYLTLLIALVYGNPDSVKDFLSESSILQTFLTALMDESSSANSVIQGMIAVFLSLVYYYCPIESPVSKSDVYNAITSAVKRDVFINRLQRLRKDELIRDHVPVNEAEDGNCNDILFDTTFVNFFKDNFYRLKHAIDDAADAFNTKIGEINTLDAFDEAQKQLKSLREEIDNTKEALDLSVKERSIQEEKLNESLKTSKTNLEEQTQLAEKYHEELLDNQQKLYDLRIELDYTKSNCKQMEEEMQVLREGHESEIKDFIEEHSKLTKQLDDIKNQFGIISSKNRDLLSELEKSKSLNNSLAALESKNKKLENDLNLLTEKLNKKNADTESFKNTIREAELSKKALNDNLGNKENIISDLKNKLSEESTRLQELQSQLNQDKNQIETLNERISAAADELSSMESINKNQANELKLAKQKCSNLQEKINFGNKLAKEHTEKISSLEKDLEAATKTASTLSKELKTVKSENDSLKSVSNDDQNKEKSVNNEKFKEVSQALAEANEKLNARDEEIERLKVDIIGLQNASLNMQSLKDSDNRTISDLESKNKELEKKLKEADEYWLLIVEELESKRTKDKELLRQCGQAVSEDEQSEEE